One stretch of Candidatus Tumulicola sp. DNA includes these proteins:
- a CDS encoding adenylate/guanylate cyclase domain-containing protein — MDNARRSKPKARVAATLKSLPTGTVTFLFTDIEGSTERWERDSKAMSAAVARHDALLRAAIESHGGYVFKTVGDAFCSVFQDAREALTSALDGQRALAETDFAAVGGLKVRMALHTGFADERDGDYFGSTVNRTARLLDIGHGGQVLVSDVTADLVRDALPKTAALHELGAHRLKDLTAPEHVHQLVASGLTAKFPLLRSLDTLRNNLPQQLTSLIGRDQEVAQIAELLDEHRSITLTGVGGVGKTRLALQAGAELADRFEDGVWFIDLALLADSDLIAGAIAALFGVRESPGQSSLEAIGHALKPKRMLLILDDCEHVIAVAAKVAEALLRTCPQVRILATSREPLHIQGERIVPVSTLSTPESTEGLTVARALEHAAVALFVQRAAASDSRFSLTDANVAGVGEISRRLDGIPLALELAAARVRALGVSHLSEHLAQRFRLLTGGGRTAPARHQTLRAAIDWSYNLLSDAERLLFCRLGIFAGGFDLEAATAVCAAKPIEEFEVVDLLSSLVDKSLVMPDFGHEMRYRLLESTRAYALERMDEEGVRESTCERHCRYFAEIAKKLCDALPTTNLNPWLARIRANLENYRAALEWALGRGRDSALGAELACGLETFWWHGGSEAEGRRWIKAALDHVDEGAYPEVTVRLRRVLARLTARVLYS, encoded by the coding sequence ATGGACAACGCCCGCCGAAGTAAACCTAAGGCTCGAGTAGCTGCCACGCTGAAGTCGCTGCCTACCGGCACGGTCACCTTCCTGTTCACCGACATCGAGGGCAGCACGGAGCGCTGGGAGCGCGATTCCAAGGCGATGAGCGCCGCGGTGGCGCGCCACGACGCGCTGTTGCGAGCGGCCATCGAGTCGCATGGCGGCTACGTGTTCAAGACCGTGGGCGATGCTTTTTGTTCGGTCTTTCAAGACGCGCGCGAGGCGCTGACGTCGGCGCTCGACGGCCAGCGCGCGCTCGCGGAGACCGACTTTGCGGCCGTGGGTGGGCTCAAGGTGCGCATGGCGCTGCATACCGGGTTTGCGGACGAGCGCGACGGCGACTACTTCGGCTCGACGGTCAACCGCACGGCGCGGCTGCTGGACATAGGTCATGGCGGTCAAGTATTGGTTTCGGACGTGACAGCGGATCTAGTGCGCGATGCGCTGCCAAAAACGGCAGCGCTGCACGAGCTGGGCGCCCACCGCCTCAAGGACCTGACCGCACCCGAACACGTGCATCAGCTCGTCGCGTCGGGGCTGACCGCGAAATTCCCGCTGCTGCGCTCGCTGGACACCCTGCGAAACAATCTGCCGCAGCAGCTCACGTCCCTCATCGGCCGAGATCAAGAAGTTGCCCAAATCGCGGAGCTGCTGGACGAGCACCGGTCCATCACGCTGACCGGCGTCGGCGGCGTGGGCAAGACTCGGCTTGCCTTGCAAGCCGGCGCGGAGCTCGCCGATCGGTTTGAGGACGGAGTGTGGTTCATCGACCTTGCTTTGCTGGCCGATTCCGATCTCATAGCCGGCGCGATCGCGGCTCTGTTCGGCGTGCGCGAGTCTCCCGGCCAGTCGTCGCTCGAAGCGATCGGACATGCGCTCAAGCCCAAACGCATGCTGCTGATCTTGGATGACTGCGAGCATGTCATCGCGGTCGCCGCCAAAGTCGCCGAGGCGCTGTTACGCACGTGTCCGCAGGTCCGGATTCTGGCGACGAGTCGCGAGCCGCTGCATATCCAAGGCGAGCGCATCGTGCCCGTGTCGACCTTGTCGACTCCCGAGAGCACGGAAGGCTTGACCGTGGCTCGCGCGCTAGAGCATGCGGCTGTCGCGCTGTTCGTCCAGCGCGCCGCCGCCTCCGACAGCCGCTTTAGCCTGACCGACGCCAACGTAGCCGGCGTCGGCGAGATCAGCCGCCGGTTGGACGGCATCCCACTGGCGCTCGAGTTGGCGGCTGCGCGGGTGCGGGCGCTTGGCGTCAGCCATCTATCGGAACACTTGGCTCAACGCTTTCGGCTCTTGACCGGCGGCGGACGCACCGCGCCGGCTCGCCACCAAACGCTTCGAGCCGCTATCGACTGGAGTTATAATCTTTTGTCGGATGCCGAAAGATTGCTGTTTTGCCGTCTGGGGATATTTGCAGGCGGGTTCGATCTGGAAGCTGCGACTGCGGTGTGCGCCGCAAAGCCGATCGAAGAGTTCGAGGTCGTCGATCTGCTGTCGTCGCTGGTCGATAAATCGTTGGTGATGCCCGACTTCGGCCATGAGATGAGATACCGGTTGCTGGAGTCGACGCGCGCCTATGCCCTGGAACGGATGGACGAGGAGGGGGTGCGCGAAAGCACATGCGAGCGACATTGTCGCTATTTTGCCGAAATCGCCAAGAAACTGTGCGATGCGCTCCCGACGACGAATCTCAATCCCTGGCTTGCGCGGATCCGCGCCAATCTGGAGAACTATCGCGCGGCGCTGGAGTGGGCACTCGGCCGAGGCCGCGACTCAGCCCTCGGCGCCGAACTCGCCTGCGGGTTGGAGACGTTCTGGTGGCATGGCGGCAGCGAAGCAGAGGGGCGGCGCTGGATCAAGGCGGCGCTCGATCACGTCGATGAAGGCGCTTACCCTGAGGTAACCGTTCGGCTCCGGCGGGTCCTCGCGCGCCTCACCGCACGAGTCCTTTACTCATGA
- a CDS encoding DUF4242 domain-containing protein, whose product MIERIFKDGLAIPTNDSGSEACKAVVGKNETVGVTWVHSYVSNDHKKTYCVYDGPNEEAIRQAAERNGLPCDKITEVSVLDPYFYH is encoded by the coding sequence ATGATCGAACGAATCTTTAAAGACGGCCTGGCGATTCCGACCAACGACAGCGGATCCGAAGCATGTAAGGCCGTCGTCGGCAAGAATGAAACCGTCGGCGTGACCTGGGTGCATTCGTACGTCTCGAACGACCACAAGAAGACGTACTGCGTGTACGACGGACCGAACGAAGAGGCCATCCGCCAGGCCGCCGAACGCAACGGCCTACCATGCGACAAGATCACGGAGGTCAGCGTTCTCGACCCGTATTTCTATCACTGA